The following proteins are co-located in the Maridesulfovibrio sp. genome:
- a CDS encoding transposase, which yields MRRKWDARTKARIVLEGLTNGGISELCRTHDLRPGQYYKWRGQFLENCHLIFEKQPGPPTESELAVENEKLKRLVGELTLELNNGKNIR from the coding sequence ATGAGGCGAAAATGGGATGCCAGAACAAAAGCCAGGATCGTTTTGGAAGGGCTTACAAATGGAGGCATAAGCGAATTGTGCCGTACTCATGATCTTCGTCCGGGGCAGTATTATAAATGGCGGGGACAATTTTTAGAAAACTGCCATTTGATTTTCGAGAAGCAGCCCGGTCCTCCGACTGAATCCGAGTTGGCAGTAGAAAATGAGAAGCTCAAGCGGCTGGTGGGTGAACTTACTTTGGAATTGAATAACGGCAAGAACATTCGTTGA